From the genome of Spinacia oleracea cultivar Varoflay chromosome 2, BTI_SOV_V1, whole genome shotgun sequence, one region includes:
- the LOC130467573 gene encoding uncharacterized protein has product MTTGEMTIAEMKAAYEKAQAEQAQERASNETLQKELESVKSNKHQSRYKGGKPKKLTFEMPDDFEDMTDEEETREEEDGEAPDPVTQRLNKMDARMTKHYSRLMKLMTKFPGAPTPVETEPTDGYAASPFCEAIARVTVPHTLRLPTWTTLYDGTSDPYRHVNFYKQRMWQIGIPYDLVEPVMCKSFGGTLDGAAWEWLTNVPPGSISCLSELINAFYQQFASSRQLEKQTSDLYRTAIEAFKRGLIPNSELYREITKYPCATFEEVRSRATAQMRIEDDEVIRTASQRSTGGSSDRRSYTPRNNNWRHQPYVRQNQVQSVNQYYDTNDVYRNERVEHPNISDYGFNVDIGGVVNALQNVGGTVRWPRKSDRPDSMKNMSKWCDFHRDNGHTTEECISLKKEVAYLLKRGHLKELLSDKGKETFSKEQTTLPGPTISSERPDPPPFNKVVNVISGGSDICGLTSSAAKKINRGESETVEEGQTEDEVALHKSLTAMAITFDDSDSVDTQREHHDGLVISLPIGNALIKRILVDNGSSANVLFLEALQEMGLEEKNIVRRSTVLVGFSGEALRTVGEILLPTYAEGVNMMTKFNVVDCPSAYNVILGRPWIHKMKAVPSTYHQSIKFPTKWGVM; this is encoded by the exons ATGACTACTGGAGAGATGACGATCGCAGAGATGAAAGCGGCTTACGAGAAAGCCCAAGCTGAGCAAGCCCAAGAGAGGGCATCCAATGAAACCCTCCAGAAAGAGCTCGAATCCGTGAAAAGCAACAAGCACCAGTCCCGCTACAAAGGTGGGAAGCCAAAAAAGCTGACGTTCGAGATGCCCGATGACTTCGAAGATATGACCGATGAGGAGGAAACCCGTGAGGAAGAAGACGGAGAAGCTCCCGATCCGGTGACCCAGCGCCTGAACAAGATGGACGCACGCATGACGAAGCACTACTCTCGCCTGATGAAGTTGATGACCAAGTTTCCCGGAGCACCTACGCCAGTGGAGACCGAGCCAACCGACGGGTACGCAGCGTCGCCGTTCTGTGAAGCGATCGCTAGAGTGACAGTTCCACACACGCTCCGACTCCCTACCTGGACCACCCTGTACGACGGGACATCCGACCCCTACAGGCACGTCAACTTCTACAAGCAGCGCATGTGGCAGATCGGGATCCCATACGACCTAGTGGAGCCTGTCATGTGCAAATCTTTCGGCGGCACCCTTGATGGAGCAGCTTGGGAATGGCTCACGAACGTCCCTCCCGGATCCATCTCCTGTTTGTCCGAACTCATCAACGCCTTCTACCAACAGTTCGCCAGCAGTCGCCAATTGGAGAAACAAACCAGTGATCTCTATCG GACTGCTATTGAGGCGTTCAAAAGAGGCCTCATCCCCAATTCGGAGTTATACCGGGAaataaccaaatacccctgtgCAACTTTCGAAGAGGTGCGATCAAGGGCCACCGCCCAGATGCGAATCGAAGACGACGAGGTCATCCGAACAGCATCTCAACGGTCGACAGGGGGCAGCAGCGACAGAAGATCGTACACCCCGAGGAACAACAACTGGCGACACCAACCATACGTTCGGCAAAACCAGGTACAAAGTGTCAATCAGTATTATGATACTAACGATGTTTACAGGAATGAGCGGGTCGAACACCCTAACATCTCCGACTACGGCTTCAACGTCGACATCGGAGGTGTGGTGAACGCCCTTCAAAATGTAGGTGGAACAGTCAGATGGCCCCGGAAGAGCGACAGACCGGACTCCATGAAGAACATGAGCAAATGGTGCGACTTCCACCGCGACAACGGCCACACAACCGAGGAGTGCATCTCCCTCAAAAAGGAGGTCGCATACCTCCTAAAACGGGGGCATCTAAAAGAGCTGTTGAGCGACAAGGGAAAAGAAACGTTCTCCAAAGAGCAAACCACCCTGCCCGGCCCAACAATAAGCAGCGAGCGACCAGACCCACCACCGTTCAATAAAGTGGTAAACGTTATTTCCGGTGGTTCAGATATTTGTGGACTAACCtcttctgcagctaaaaaaATTAACAGGGGAGAATCTGAAACCGTGGAAGAGGGGCAAACCGAAGACGAGGTCGCACTGCACAAGTCCCTGACCGCAATGGCTATCACTTTCGACGACTCAGATTCTGTAGATACACAGCGGGAACATCACGACGGGTTGGTAATATCGCTCCCAATAGGGAACGCTTTGATAAAAAGGATACTGGTCGACAACGGAAGCTCAGCCAACGTACTGTTCTTGGAAGCACTGCAGGAAATGGGATTAGAAGAGAAAAATATTGTAAGGAGATCAACAGTTCTGGTAGGATTCAGTGGAGAGGCACTACGGACAGTAGGAGAGATATTGCTGCCTACATACGCAGAAGGCGTCAACATGATGACCAAGTTCAACGTCGTCGATTGTCCATCAGCATACAACGTCATCCTAGGACgaccatggatccacaaaatgaagGCAGTGCCATCAACATACCACCAATCAATCAAGTTTCCAACCAAATGGGGGGTCATGTAA